The Bacteroidota bacterium genome includes a window with the following:
- a CDS encoding bifunctional hydroxymethylpyrimidine kinase/phosphomethylpyrimidine kinase, with the protein MSLLVVGTVAFDAIETPFGKTDKIIGGAATYISLAASYFTKKINLVSVVGDDFPQEEIEMMKKRNVNTEGLQIKKGEKSFFWSGRYHNDMNTRETLATELNVLADFNPIVPSSYKDCEFLMLGNLQPGVQQKVLAQLPSRPKLVVLDTMNFWMDTTWNELMKTLKMIDVLTVNDEEARMLSKEHSLVKAAQKILAMGPKILIIKKGEHGALLFNKEQVFFAPALPLEDVFDPTGAGDSFAGGFIGYLAKTKDISFDNMKRAIIFGSAMASFCVEKFGTERLIGLSQKEVEERVQEFIDLVQFEIELG; encoded by the coding sequence ATGAGTTTGCTCGTTGTCGGTACCGTTGCGTTTGACGCCATTGAAACTCCTTTCGGAAAAACGGATAAGATTATCGGGGGAGCCGCCACATATATTTCTCTTGCCGCTTCGTACTTCACAAAAAAAATAAATCTTGTTTCGGTGGTGGGAGATGATTTTCCGCAGGAAGAAATTGAAATGATGAAGAAGCGGAATGTGAACACCGAAGGGCTGCAAATAAAAAAAGGAGAAAAAAGTTTTTTCTGGTCGGGCAGGTATCACAACGATATGAACACGCGCGAAACGCTTGCCACCGAACTGAATGTGCTGGCAGATTTTAATCCTATCGTTCCTTCTTCTTACAAGGACTGCGAATTTCTGATGCTCGGGAATCTTCAGCCCGGAGTTCAGCAAAAAGTGCTGGCGCAACTTCCAAGCCGACCGAAATTAGTTGTGCTTGACACTATGAATTTCTGGATGGACACCACATGGAATGAACTGATGAAAACATTAAAGATGATTGATGTGCTCACGGTAAACGATGAAGAAGCGCGCATGCTTTCGAAAGAACATTCGCTGGTGAAAGCCGCGCAGAAAATTTTAGCGATGGGCCCGAAAATTCTGATTATAAAAAAAGGCGAGCACGGAGCGCTGCTGTTTAACAAAGAGCAGGTGTTCTTCGCTCCCGCGCTTCCGCTCGAAGATGTGTTTGACCCCACAGGAGCAGGCGATTCATTTGCAGGCGGATTCATCGGCTATCTTGCCAAGACAAAAGATATTTCTTTCGACAACATGAAGCGCGCCATTATTTTTGGTTCTGCCATGGCAAGTTTCTGCGTGGAAAAATTCGGAACCGAGCGGCTGATTGGTTTATCTCAAAAAGAAGTGGAAGAGCGCGTGCAGGAGTTTATTGATTTGGTTCAGTTTGAAATTGAATTGGGATAA
- a CDS encoding CotH kinase family protein, whose translation MKKFCVIIFLFFYSLISSAQNPGDTIFSSSNIHDINITFSQPKFWDSLMYYKQHADSFNLSTQPMMANFNIDGSPIDSVGVQLKGNSSFGFPGQKKPLKISFNQYVPGKKCEGLTVLNLNNNMLDPTMMREKLLLDFMNKKGLPAPRCTYAKVSFNGQYVGLYKMIEQVDKEFIKTHFNNWGGNLFKGDPMGTLGWQGTNPTAYYPNYELHSNQSINNWSDLLNFIDNINNTPSSDFFDTLETNLNTFPFIGQWAARNLFVDLDGYFHSPHNYYLYHNINTNKFEWCTWDVSVAFGFYPMTTEDTTENTNLLMAYNPLVIRMLADSVYKKTYLNTICDYLDYFKDTVLFPLIDSIANKIYPAFAAEPDSNQMFPEQALFYTCDTMTIHTPIGDIPGLKKFITNRRAIVLAQLNSLAWVCPLASANEISQDEKEIEIFPNPSLNGKFIVSGLGSGVQLQVYNMYGEKIYETTTVNSKQETINLSGASGIYFLQVRTAEGIMNKKIIVSK comes from the coding sequence ATGAAAAAGTTTTGCGTGATTATTTTTCTTTTCTTTTATTCTCTTATTTCCTCCGCGCAAAACCCGGGCGATACTATTTTCAGTTCTTCCAATATTCATGATATTAACATCACTTTCAGTCAGCCAAAATTTTGGGACTCTCTAATGTATTATAAGCAGCATGCGGATTCTTTCAACCTGAGCACTCAGCCGATGATGGCAAATTTTAATATTGACGGAAGTCCGATAGATTCAGTGGGTGTGCAGTTGAAAGGAAATTCAAGTTTTGGATTTCCCGGGCAGAAAAAGCCGCTAAAAATTTCTTTCAATCAATATGTGCCGGGAAAAAAATGTGAGGGGCTCACGGTTCTCAACCTCAACAACAATATGCTTGACCCAACAATGATGCGCGAAAAACTTTTACTCGATTTCATGAACAAAAAAGGATTGCCCGCCCCGCGCTGCACCTACGCAAAAGTTTCTTTCAATGGGCAGTACGTTGGGTTGTACAAAATGATTGAGCAGGTGGATAAAGAATTTATCAAAACACATTTCAACAACTGGGGAGGAAATCTTTTCAAAGGAGACCCAATGGGAACTCTTGGATGGCAGGGAACAAATCCAACTGCATATTATCCCAACTATGAACTTCATTCGAATCAAAGTATAAATAACTGGAGTGATTTGCTGAACTTCATTGATAACATTAACAATACTCCTTCTTCAGATTTTTTCGATACGCTCGAAACAAATCTTAATACATTTCCTTTCATCGGGCAGTGGGCCGCACGAAATCTTTTTGTTGACCTTGACGGATATTTTCACTCCCCGCATAATTATTATTTATATCACAACATCAACACAAATAAATTTGAGTGGTGCACATGGGATGTAAGCGTGGCGTTTGGGTTTTATCCAATGACCACCGAAGACACTACCGAGAATACAAATTTGCTGATGGCGTATAATCCCTTAGTGATTCGCATGCTTGCCGACAGCGTTTACAAAAAAACATACCTGAATACAATTTGCGATTACCTGGATTATTTCAAAGACACCGTGCTGTTTCCGCTCATTGACAGCATTGCAAATAAAATTTATCCCGCCTTCGCTGCTGAACCCGATTCCAACCAAATGTTTCCCGAGCAGGCGTTGTTTTACACCTGCGATACAATGACCATTCATACTCCGATAGGAGATATTCCCGGGTTAAAAAAATTTATCACCAACCGCAGGGCCATTGTACTTGCTCAATTGAATTCGCTGGCATGGGTTTGCCCGCTGGCTTCCGCAAATGAAATTTCTCAGGATGAAAAAGAGATTGAAATTTTTCCTAATCCATCCCTTAACGGTAAGTTTATAGTTTCCGGTCTTGGGTCTGGAGTTCAATTGCAAGTTTACAATATGTATGGAGAGAAAATTTATGAAACAACAACTGTAAACTCTAAACAGGAGACCATAAACCTGAGCGGAGCGAGCGGAATTTATTTTCTGCAAGTGAGAACTGCGGAAGGAATCATGAACAAAAAAATAATCGTAAGCAAATAA
- a CDS encoding T9SS type A sorting domain-containing protein: MKKNFLLVLLACIIAFGASAQQPNPPSKNQTTFRDVKSAFENYWKKKDHASVEREDGKDGEWQQYKRWEWFAAQRTFPSGNFPSQNILFTEYQKYKTDFAQRKISAATANWSFIGPHVVPANGGGSGRINCITIDPANDSIIWVGAACGGLWKSTDRGNSWSSNTDLLPALSVSDIVIDSANPQNMYIATGDKYGIYYLYEVWGHYSAGILKSTDGGVTWNPTGMTYNLANGIIIQRLILDTKNPNNLFAATNAGIFQTANGGSTWANIRSGKFYDIEFNPGNHNIIYAGDSTGLLRSINYGASWNYVSGVTSAGRTSIAVSPANPNAVYAWCELGTPNNFYYSNNAGVSFTLRTDPSGNTTPYGYYDMVLEVSPIDEKVLFTGGLTNALSTDGGNTWITTSDWNWPSTNYVHADHHAFQFLPGSSTTIFACNDGGIFTSTDQGTSWTDLSGGIDIKEYYRMSASQQKMNLMYAGAQDNGTDQVTGLNTAAQVYGADGEDCLVDFTNDSIVFVSSQGGNFLQSTDGANTFSSVSAVGCDWTTPIVMDATNHNIIYIGGTDLYQSTDNGNTWNDISAGAFDGTCIYSLRVSFSNPNYIYVATFGNIYRTTNGGSTWSIITNTLPVGSAAISGIAISSSNPDDVWVTFSGFSAGNKVFYTNDGGTTWTNVSATLPNIPVNCIEYQNGSNDLLYIGTDLGVFYIDATMNNWAAYNTGLPNVIIDDLEISYPFSKLRAATFGRGLWASNLQVSTLVNLDASAYSLTYPANTACNTAVAPVVSIRNAGQDTLFSVELHYRIDAQPWQLYNWSGMLPSLALANITLPTYTLTAGTHTLYAYTASPNSSADQNNLNDSLARVFKVVVNPDASPDSLMYPAVSTCSTVVAPVVSIKNMPAVCSYTLTSVELHYHLDAQPWQVYNWTGSLPNLSSVNITLPSYTLAVGTHTLYAYTAKPNSFADPNPVNDTLVTVFTIFGNITGMSPPLQQGFVSAAFPPVNWQLNNPALLWSRINTVGGYSLSNESARADFYNVQAGSGELLTPYIDFSNAVAPIRLYFDVAYATYDITYIDSLVVDIYDDCWGTGKRIYARGTSTLATAPPVTSQFIPTATQWRTDSIHLDSLAGKSPRRFRFIAISGFGNELYLDNINLSTKFLGVEDLNSESGVTVFPNPNSGEFGVWSSEKINGLEIYNVLGGKIYEAPSLKGVNTISISLPSGTGQGIYFFQVKTENGIVNKKIIINK, encoded by the coding sequence ATGAAAAAAAATTTCCTGCTCGTTTTACTTGCTTGCATAATTGCGTTTGGTGCAAGTGCGCAGCAGCCCAATCCGCCCTCTAAAAATCAAACCACTTTCCGCGATGTAAAAAGCGCGTTTGAAAATTACTGGAAGAAAAAAGACCATGCGTCTGTCGAAAGGGAAGACGGTAAAGATGGCGAGTGGCAGCAATATAAACGGTGGGAATGGTTTGCAGCGCAGCGCACTTTTCCCAGCGGAAATTTTCCGAGCCAGAATATTCTCTTCACCGAATATCAGAAATACAAAACTGATTTTGCGCAGCGTAAAATTTCTGCTGCCACAGCCAACTGGTCGTTTATCGGTCCCCATGTGGTTCCCGCCAACGGGGGTGGTTCCGGCAGAATCAATTGCATCACCATTGACCCTGCGAATGATTCTATCATCTGGGTGGGAGCTGCCTGCGGTGGCTTATGGAAATCAACCGACCGGGGAAACTCCTGGAGTTCCAACACCGATTTGCTTCCGGCATTGAGCGTTTCCGATATTGTGATTGATTCCGCCAATCCGCAAAACATGTATATCGCCACCGGAGATAAATATGGAATTTATTATCTCTACGAGGTATGGGGGCATTACAGCGCGGGCATTTTGAAATCCACCGATGGAGGAGTTACGTGGAATCCCACCGGCATGACCTACAACCTCGCGAACGGAATAATTATTCAGCGGCTGATTCTCGACACAAAAAATCCCAATAATCTTTTTGCCGCCACCAACGCGGGAATTTTTCAAACCGCCAATGGCGGCAGCACGTGGGCTAACATACGAAGCGGAAAATTTTATGATATCGAATTCAATCCCGGCAATCACAACATCATTTATGCAGGCGACAGCACCGGGCTTCTCCGCTCCATCAATTATGGCGCATCGTGGAATTATGTGAGCGGAGTTACTTCTGCAGGCAGAACTTCCATTGCCGTGAGCCCGGCAAATCCCAATGCGGTTTATGCCTGGTGCGAACTGGGCACTCCCAATAATTTTTACTACTCGAACAATGCGGGAGTATCTTTCACGCTTCGCACCGACCCTTCCGGCAATACCACGCCTTACGGATATTACGATATGGTACTCGAAGTTTCTCCCATAGATGAAAAAGTTCTTTTTACCGGAGGATTGACGAACGCTCTTTCCACCGATGGAGGAAACACATGGATTACTACCTCTGACTGGAACTGGCCCAGCACCAATTACGTTCATGCCGACCATCACGCGTTTCAGTTTCTTCCCGGCAGCAGCACCACTATTTTTGCCTGCAACGATGGAGGAATTTTCACTTCCACCGACCAGGGAACATCGTGGACAGATTTAAGCGGAGGCATTGACATAAAAGAATATTACCGCATGAGCGCCTCGCAGCAGAAAATGAATTTGATGTATGCAGGCGCGCAGGATAACGGCACCGATCAGGTAACAGGATTGAACACCGCTGCGCAGGTGTATGGCGCGGATGGAGAAGATTGCCTCGTGGATTTCACCAACGACAGCATTGTGTTTGTTTCTTCGCAGGGAGGAAACTTTTTACAATCCACCGATGGCGCCAATACATTTTCTTCGGTATCGGCAGTGGGATGCGACTGGACTACGCCTATCGTAATGGATGCAACCAATCACAATATTATTTATATAGGCGGAACGGATTTGTATCAATCCACCGATAATGGAAACACATGGAATGATATTTCCGCAGGTGCATTTGACGGAACCTGCATTTACTCGCTGAGGGTTTCTTTTTCCAATCCGAACTATATTTATGTTGCCACCTTCGGAAATATTTACCGCACCACCAATGGCGGAAGTACATGGAGCATAATAACCAATACACTTCCTGTTGGCAGCGCTGCCATTTCCGGAATTGCCATCAGCAGTTCCAATCCCGATGATGTGTGGGTGACTTTTTCCGGGTTTTCTGCCGGCAACAAAGTTTTTTATACGAATGACGGTGGAACTACCTGGACAAATGTTTCGGCAACGCTGCCGAATATTCCGGTGAACTGCATCGAATACCAGAACGGCAGCAACGACTTGCTTTACATCGGCACAGACCTTGGCGTGTTTTACATAGATGCCACTATGAACAACTGGGCGGCTTACAACACCGGGCTTCCGAATGTGATTATTGACGATTTGGAAATCAGTTATCCGTTCAGCAAATTAAGAGCCGCCACTTTCGGAAGAGGATTGTGGGCAAGCAACCTGCAGGTTTCCACGCTGGTGAATCTGGATGCTTCCGCTTATAGTTTGACGTATCCTGCCAACACCGCCTGCAATACAGCGGTGGCTCCGGTGGTTTCCATTCGTAACGCAGGACAGGATACGCTCTTCTCTGTTGAATTGCATTACCGCATTGACGCGCAGCCCTGGCAATTGTATAACTGGAGCGGCATGCTTCCTTCGCTTGCGCTGGCGAATATTACATTGCCAACTTATACGCTTACTGCAGGAACGCATACGCTTTATGCTTACACCGCCAGCCCCAATTCCTCTGCCGATCAAAATAATTTGAATGATTCTCTTGCTCGTGTTTTCAAAGTCGTTGTCAATCCCGATGCAAGCCCCGATAGTTTGATGTATCCTGCAGTATCTACGTGCAGCACAGTGGTGGCTCCTGTGGTAAGCATTAAAAATATGCCTGCTGTTTGCTCGTATACGCTTACCTCGGTGGAACTGCATTATCATCTGGATGCGCAACCATGGCAGGTTTATAACTGGACGGGCTCGCTTCCTAATTTATCTTCGGTGAATATTACGCTGCCTTCCTATACGCTTGCGGTGGGAACCCACACGCTCTATGCGTACACGGCAAAGCCGAATTCATTTGCTGACCCCAACCCTGTGAACGATACGCTTGTTACGGTGTTTACTATTTTCGGCAACATAACCGGAATGTCTCCTCCGCTTCAGCAAGGATTTGTTTCCGCAGCATTTCCTCCTGTGAACTGGCAGTTGAATAATCCGGCATTGTTGTGGTCAAGAATAAATACGGTGGGCGGATATTCGTTATCCAATGAATCGGCACGGGCGGATTTTTATAATGTGCAGGCAGGAAGCGGAGAACTTCTTACTCCTTACATTGATTTTTCAAATGCCGTTGCGCCCATTCGTTTGTACTTTGATGTGGCGTATGCAACGTACGATATAACGTATATTGATTCGCTGGTAGTGGATATTTATGATGATTGCTGGGGAACCGGAAAAAGAATTTATGCCCGCGGCACCAGCACGCTTGCTACCGCACCTCCCGTTACCAGCCAGTTTATTCCCACTGCCACTCAGTGGCGAACCGACAGCATTCACCTCGATTCGCTTGCCGGAAAATCTCCGAGGCGCTTCCGCTTCATTGCCATCAGCGGTTTCGGCAACGAACTCTACCTTGACAATATTAATCTCTCCACCAAATTTTTAGGCGTGGAAGATTTAAACAGCGAATCAGGAGTAACTGTTTTTCCGAATCCCAACAGTGGGGAGTTCGGAGTTTGGAGTTCAGAAAAAATAAATGGCTTGGAGATTTACAATGTGTTGGGAGGAAAAATATATGAAGCTCCATCCCTAAAGGGTGTAAATACAATTTCAATTTCTCTCCCTTCAGGGACGGGGCAGGGAATTTATTTTTTCCAAGTGAAAACAGAAAATGGAATTGTGAACAAAAAAATAATCATTAATAAATAA
- a CDS encoding T9SS type A sorting domain-containing protein, producing the protein MKKLYSWLFIAYCLLLTANCFSQPDTNLYQTSTSANVAAWLKNLSLTTGSGHISILDPQLGGMLVSGGGRTYVDNNSVSAYYANTTMFNTDLTLAGQDLRRKFRKMQQAGAFMARSPALMPWGVIEPVQGTLHYEFIDSTVKVAGLYGVKLLGTVIPLADWSQTCNAANSLCNNLYTGGGDYFFLNNGKAGAICDADTSYFYTFAQNLVERYDGDGVNDMPGLKQPITVWEFHNEPDACVNYSSAKYVRDQDIFYRAMKAACSSCTLINGGWGGLLSDSTFWQAVIPGCYKELDEGNIHCNDGRMFSPFSFKKMFYLDAEVFQEQIKSLALNWNIWVTEWGIYSGSPNSLPNRTEEEQASMYTKIHCWSLANNITNFFYDLKGSSSLNIGSAALLQENIGPKDSLSARLFYYTQKLLEYKFRTFDSVKVFQMDTSVNLPKGDIRFYKSGSTHYVLWGLSALPSGLSGVKNVTDIYGNITTQNVSSLSIPLGSKPIIVEDTSSATAMNEIDFSSQINIYPNPTSGAFELRIANCQNCGLKIYNTLGQIVYQSEIHNPKSEIDLSEAPAGIYFLKLGTEQGTVNKKIIINK; encoded by the coding sequence ATGAAAAAACTTTACTCCTGGCTGTTTATTGCCTACTGCCTGCTGCTAACTGCCAACTGTTTCTCCCAGCCCGACACTAACTTGTATCAAACTTCCACTTCAGCAAATGTAGCAGCGTGGCTGAAAAATTTATCGCTCACAACCGGCAGCGGGCACATTTCCATTCTCGACCCACAGTTAGGCGGAATGCTTGTGAGCGGTGGCGGACGAACCTATGTTGATAACAACAGCGTGAGCGCGTACTACGCAAACACTACTATGTTTAACACCGATTTGACTTTGGCAGGGCAGGACCTTCGCAGAAAATTCCGCAAGATGCAGCAGGCAGGAGCGTTCATGGCGCGCAGTCCCGCGCTGATGCCATGGGGAGTAATTGAGCCCGTGCAGGGAACATTACATTACGAGTTCATTGATTCCACAGTGAAAGTTGCAGGATTGTACGGAGTGAAGTTGCTCGGCACGGTGATTCCGCTTGCTGATTGGTCGCAAACCTGCAACGCTGCAAATTCGCTTTGCAATAATCTTTACACGGGCGGAGGCGATTATTTTTTTCTGAACAACGGAAAAGCCGGAGCCATTTGCGATGCCGACACTTCTTACTTCTACACCTTCGCGCAAAATTTAGTGGAGCGTTACGATGGCGATGGCGTGAACGATATGCCCGGATTGAAGCAGCCGATTACTGTTTGGGAATTTCACAACGAGCCCGATGCCTGCGTAAATTATTCTTCCGCAAAATATGTGCGCGACCAGGATATTTTTTACCGAGCCATGAAAGCCGCGTGTTCTTCCTGCACATTAATTAATGGCGGCTGGGGCGGTTTGCTTTCCGATTCCACTTTCTGGCAAGCGGTGATTCCGGGTTGCTATAAAGAACTTGACGAAGGAAACATTCATTGCAACGATGGAAGAATGTTTTCGCCTTTCAGTTTCAAAAAAATGTTTTACCTCGATGCGGAAGTTTTTCAGGAACAAATCAAATCGCTTGCGCTCAACTGGAATATCTGGGTAACCGAGTGGGGAATTTATTCCGGCTCGCCAAACAGTTTGCCAAACAGAACCGAAGAAGAGCAGGCATCCATGTATACAAAAATTCATTGCTGGAGTTTAGCGAATAACATTACAAACTTTTTTTATGATTTGAAAGGATCCTCTTCGCTAAACATTGGTTCGGCAGCACTCCTTCAGGAAAATATTGGTCCGAAAGATTCTTTAAGCGCAAGATTATTTTACTACACGCAAAAATTGTTGGAATATAAATTCCGCACGTTTGATTCTGTAAAAGTTTTTCAGATGGATACTTCCGTCAATCTTCCCAAAGGGGATATTCGCTTTTACAAAAGCGGAAGCACGCATTATGTGCTGTGGGGATTAAGCGCGCTGCCATCGGGATTAAGCGGAGTGAAAAATGTTACGGACATTTACGGAAATATCACCACGCAAAATGTTTCATCACTTTCAATTCCGCTCGGTTCAAAACCAATTATTGTGGAAGATACTTCTTCTGCAACTGCCATGAATGAAATAGATTTCTCTTCTCAAATAAATATTTATCCCAATCCCACGAGCGGGGCGTTTGAATTGCGGATTGCGAATTGCCAAAATTGCGGATTGAAAATATACAATACACTCGGACAAATTGTTTATCAATCCGAAATCCACAATCCGAAATCCGAAATTGATTTAAGCGAAGCGCCCGCTGGAATTTATTTTCTGAAACTGGGAACAGAGCAGGGAACAGTAAATAAGAAAATAATCATTAACAAATAA
- a CDS encoding T9SS type A sorting domain-containing protein, translating to MKKNLLFLAVLTLNFKLQTLNCFAQLITNHITIPYTNMAQPQVGVSYSDPKFHSSVTRITNAFSSNIEGAFPDYSKRQAWNSDESLLLLRSGNGDVLIYNGATYQYIKTFPGALQGVQDIFWHPTNPHLIYFISGSNFNTIDEQTLQINTLHTFSNYANVSTNAEGNMSNNGKYIGLCGYDSNWNPVDFFVYDVSLNSIISTLSVSANVTGFDWVSISPLGNYFVVDYADETLGRWHGVEVYDQQLNFLWQKPIGYGHSDLGLDSNGTEVLIMDKYNADSNLTYINKYGLADSSETSLLSVSPDFDLHESCRSMNRPGWVYVSTFDYVGKLTADSTTWVPFENEIFALSMNGSGSVQRLAHHHSRRYSPLTPNPGNSIYFAEPHATANKNGTKILFGSNWELNMQTDTSVDAYLCDASALLTAENFFTETNNAITVFPNPTSGKVNVQMSIPITIGIEDVQMKIYNVMGECIYQHISTSAHQHIDLSEAPNGIYFLQVSTIGGSASGGKTENGIVNKKIIISK from the coding sequence ATGAAAAAAAATTTACTCTTCCTTGCAGTTTTAACTTTAAACTTTAAACTTCAAACCTTAAACTGTTTTGCGCAACTCATCACCAATCATATTACGATTCCTTACACCAACATGGCGCAGCCGCAGGTGGGAGTTTCGTATTCCGACCCGAAATTTCATTCCAGCGTTACGCGAATCACCAATGCTTTTTCAAGCAATATAGAAGGCGCTTTTCCCGATTACTCCAAGCGTCAGGCATGGAACAGCGATGAAAGTTTGCTTCTTCTCCGTTCGGGAAATGGCGATGTGCTCATTTACAATGGCGCAACGTATCAGTACATAAAAACGTTTCCGGGCGCATTGCAGGGAGTGCAGGATATTTTTTGGCATCCCACTAATCCGCATCTCATTTATTTTATTTCTGGCAGCAACTTTAACACTATTGATGAGCAAACATTGCAAATCAACACGCTTCATACTTTTTCAAATTATGCAAATGTTTCTACCAATGCCGAAGGAAACATGAGCAACAACGGAAAGTACATCGGGCTTTGCGGTTACGATTCAAACTGGAACCCGGTTGATTTTTTTGTATACGATGTGTCGCTGAATTCAATCATCAGCACGCTCAGCGTGAGCGCGAATGTGACGGGCTTCGACTGGGTTTCCATTTCTCCGCTCGGAAATTATTTTGTGGTGGATTATGCCGATGAAACCCTTGGGCGCTGGCACGGTGTGGAAGTGTATGACCAGCAACTGAATTTTCTCTGGCAAAAACCAATCGGATACGGGCATAGCGATTTGGGTCTCGACAGCAATGGCACCGAAGTGTTGATTATGGATAAATACAATGCCGATTCCAACCTCACCTATATAAATAAATATGGGCTTGCCGACAGCAGCGAAACGAGTTTGCTCAGCGTTTCTCCAGATTTTGATTTGCATGAATCGTGCAGAAGCATGAACCGCCCGGGCTGGGTGTATGTGAGCACGTTTGATTACGTGGGAAAACTCACAGCCGACAGCACAACGTGGGTTCCGTTCGAAAATGAAATTTTTGCTCTCAGCATGAATGGCTCCGGTTCCGTTCAGCGGCTGGCGCATCATCATAGCCGGAGATATTCACCGCTCACACCCAATCCCGGCAACAGCATTTATTTTGCCGAGCCGCATGCGACTGCTAATAAAAACGGAACAAAAATTCTTTTCGGCAGTAATTGGGAATTAAATATGCAAACCGATACGAGCGTGGATGCATACCTCTGCGATGCTTCTGCGCTTCTTACTGCAGAAAACTTTTTTACTGAAACAAATAATGCCATAACTGTTTTTCCTAATCCCACGAGCGGAAAAGTAAATGTGCAGATGAGTATCCCGATAACTATCGGGATTGAAGATGTGCAAATGAAAATCTATAATGTAATGGGAGAATGTATTTATCAGCACATCAGCACATCAGCACATCAGCACATTGATTTAAGCGAAGCGCCCAATGGAATTTATTTTCTGCAAGTGTCCACCATAGGTGGATCCGCCTCTGGTGGAAAAACAGAAAATGGAATCGTGAACAAAAAAATAATCATAAGCAAATAA